The following coding sequences are from one Mesorhizobium onobrychidis window:
- a CDS encoding TetR/AcrR family transcriptional regulator, producing MPKLWNETIDAHRRAVRDATLDATAALVAEHGLLSVTMAKIAEETGIGRATLYKYFPDVEAILVAWHERQVTGHLEHLITIRDQVGDTGERLKAVLEAYAFISHEHHGTKLAARLHRGEHVVKAQHQLHHLIRDLLAEGAATGDLRDDVAPGELATYCLHALTAASSLRSKAAVRRLVAVTLAGLKPPRRSDGGLGCADLSDAPQSRS from the coding sequence GTGCCGAAGCTGTGGAACGAAACCATCGATGCCCACCGTCGCGCGGTACGCGACGCGACCCTCGACGCCACCGCGGCGCTGGTGGCCGAGCACGGGCTGCTGTCGGTGACGATGGCGAAGATCGCCGAGGAGACTGGAATAGGGCGCGCGACGCTGTACAAGTATTTTCCGGACGTTGAAGCGATCCTCGTCGCCTGGCACGAACGTCAGGTCACCGGTCACCTTGAACATCTCATTACCATTCGGGACCAGGTTGGCGACACCGGGGAGCGGCTAAAAGCGGTTCTTGAGGCCTATGCGTTCATTTCACACGAACACCATGGCACCAAACTCGCGGCACGCCTGCATCGAGGCGAACACGTCGTCAAGGCGCAACATCAGCTCCACCATCTCATCCGCGATCTGCTGGCCGAGGGCGCAGCGACGGGCGATCTCCGGGACGACGTCGCGCCTGGCGAGCTTGCGACCTATTGCCTCCACGCCCTCACGGCAGCCAGCAGCCTGCGATCCAAGGCCGCGGTCCGCCGGCTCGTCGCGGTCACTCTGGCCGGGTTGAAGCCTCCGCGTCGGTCAGACGGCGGGCTGGGCTGCGCAGACTTGTCCGATGCACCGCAATCCCGGTCCTGA
- the copM gene encoding CopM family metallochaperone, translating into MANTKLTIATALLLSVFASAAFPQQSSDRSIDVAPTSLPEQCGQAEGASAGHTMPGMANMDMSGMDEAHKANMAAMMKMHPAMMQGMMAKDPDVAFACGMIAHHQGAIDMAEVELKYGDNDEAKKMAQTIIDAQTKEIGEFKQWLETNAK; encoded by the coding sequence ATGGCCAACACCAAACTTACGATCGCCACGGCACTGCTGCTCTCGGTTTTCGCCTCGGCGGCGTTCCCTCAGCAGTCATCCGACCGGTCAATAGATGTGGCGCCAACGTCCTTGCCGGAGCAATGCGGTCAGGCTGAAGGCGCATCAGCCGGGCACACCATGCCGGGAATGGCCAACATGGACATGTCGGGCATGGATGAAGCGCACAAGGCCAACATGGCGGCAATGATGAAGATGCATCCTGCCATGATGCAAGGCATGATGGCCAAAGACCCTGATGTCGCCTTCGCTTGCGGGATGATTGCGCATCACCAGGGCGCGATCGACATGGCCGAAGTCGAGCTGAAATACGGCGACAACGACGAAGCCAAGAAGATGGCTCAGACGATCATCGACGCCCAGACCAAGGAAATCGGCGAGTTCAAGCAGTGGCTTGAGACGAACGCGAAGTGA
- a CDS encoding xanthine dehydrogenase family protein molybdopterin-binding subunit, with the protein MNAIISISRRSFIVGVASTAGGLSLGFNLPFIKPALAEGAETAPEINAWVVIRPDDTVVIRIARSEMGQGTLTGLAQLVAEELNCDWSKVTTEYPSPAQNLARDRVWGNFSTGGSRGIRESHEYVRIGGAVAREMLIAAAAAEWGVPASECTARMGMVTHAASDRATFYGQLAAAAARMTPPANVTLKDPKDWTIAGKPLPRLDTADKLNGSQVYGVDLKLPNMLNAAIRACPYFGGKVESFDAAAVAAMPGVRTVVQVDETAVAVVADTWWRAKTALDALPIVWDEGPNRQVTSASITAMLEEGLGANDAFIGAKQGDAGTALSAAGRTVTATYAYPYQNHATMEPMNATALYTPERCEVWVPTQNGEASLAAAAEAAGLPVQQCEVHKIHLGGGFGRRGNFQDYVRQAVSIAKQVPGTPVKLMWSREEDMLHGAYHPTTRCRLTGALDADDNLTALHMRISGQSILAAVRPEGMQNGMDPVVFQGLVLSGTEGTLGYTVDNLLVDHAMRNPPIPPGFWRGVNLNQNALYVECFMDELAHAAGLDPLAFRRKLMAKHPKHLAVLEAVAERIGWDTPAAAGVHRGLAQIMGFGSYVAAAAEVSVTDGQLRIHRIVAATDPGHVVNPAQVERQVEGSFVYGLSACIYGECTVNGGRMEQENFDSYEVLRMAEMPEVETIILPSGGFWGGVGEPTIAVAAPAVLNAIFAATGKRIRTLPLKNHDLA; encoded by the coding sequence ATGAACGCCATAATTTCCATCTCCCGCCGCAGCTTCATCGTGGGCGTGGCCTCCACGGCAGGCGGCCTGTCCCTCGGGTTCAACTTGCCGTTCATCAAGCCTGCACTTGCCGAGGGCGCCGAGACGGCGCCGGAGATCAATGCCTGGGTGGTGATCAGGCCCGACGACACGGTGGTCATCCGTATCGCCCGCTCCGAGATGGGGCAGGGGACGCTGACCGGCCTGGCGCAACTCGTCGCCGAGGAGCTGAATTGCGACTGGTCAAAGGTCACGACCGAATATCCGTCGCCGGCCCAGAACCTCGCACGCGACCGCGTGTGGGGCAATTTCTCGACCGGGGGCAGCCGCGGTATCCGCGAGTCGCACGAGTATGTACGCATTGGTGGCGCCGTTGCGCGCGAGATGCTGATTGCCGCCGCGGCCGCCGAATGGGGCGTGCCGGCCAGCGAATGCACCGCGAGGATGGGCATGGTCACGCATGCGGCATCAGATCGCGCCACCTTTTATGGACAGTTGGCTGCCGCCGCCGCGCGGATGACGCCGCCCGCCAACGTAACGCTGAAGGACCCGAAGGATTGGACCATAGCCGGCAAGCCGCTGCCGCGGCTCGACACGGCCGACAAGCTCAACGGCAGCCAGGTCTACGGCGTCGACCTCAAGCTGCCGAACATGCTCAACGCCGCGATCCGAGCCTGCCCGTATTTCGGCGGCAAGGTGGAGAGCTTCGACGCGGCGGCGGTCGCGGCCATGCCCGGCGTGCGCACTGTCGTTCAGGTCGACGAGACCGCCGTTGCGGTTGTCGCCGATACGTGGTGGCGGGCGAAGACCGCTCTCGATGCCTTGCCGATCGTCTGGGACGAAGGTCCCAACAGGCAGGTCACCAGCGCCTCGATCACGGCGATGCTCGAAGAGGGGCTCGGCGCAAATGACGCCTTCATTGGCGCCAAGCAAGGTGACGCCGGTACTGCCCTGTCCGCCGCCGGCCGGACGGTCACGGCGACCTATGCCTACCCCTATCAGAACCACGCAACCATGGAACCGATGAACGCGACGGCGCTCTACACGCCGGAGCGCTGCGAGGTTTGGGTGCCTACCCAGAATGGCGAGGCGAGCCTTGCTGCAGCGGCCGAAGCCGCCGGCCTGCCGGTGCAGCAATGCGAGGTGCACAAGATCCATCTCGGCGGCGGCTTCGGCCGGCGCGGCAACTTCCAGGACTATGTGCGCCAGGCGGTCAGCATTGCCAAGCAGGTGCCGGGAACGCCCGTAAAGCTCATGTGGTCGCGCGAAGAGGATATGCTGCACGGCGCCTATCACCCGACCACCCGATGCCGGCTGACGGGCGCGCTCGACGCGGACGACAACCTGACCGCTCTGCACATGCGCATATCCGGCCAGTCGATCCTTGCCGCGGTGCGGCCGGAAGGCATGCAGAACGGCATGGACCCGGTCGTCTTCCAGGGCCTAGTCCTCAGCGGCACGGAAGGCACGCTGGGCTATACGGTGGACAATCTGCTCGTCGACCATGCCATGCGCAACCCGCCGATCCCGCCAGGCTTCTGGCGCGGCGTGAACCTCAACCAGAATGCGCTCTACGTCGAGTGCTTCATGGACGAACTCGCCCATGCCGCCGGCCTCGACCCGCTCGCGTTCCGCCGCAAGCTGATGGCCAAACATCCGAAGCATCTCGCCGTGCTGGAGGCGGTTGCCGAACGGATCGGCTGGGACACCCCGGCCGCGGCCGGCGTTCACCGCGGCCTGGCGCAGATCATGGGTTTCGGCAGCTATGTCGCGGCGGCAGCGGAGGTTTCGGTCACCGACGGGCAGCTCCGAATCCACCGCATCGTGGCGGCCACCGACCCGGGTCATGTCGTCAATCCCGCACAGGTGGAACGGCAGGTCGAGGGCTCCTTCGTCTACGGGCTTTCCGCCTGCATCTATGGCGAGTGCACCGTCAATGGCGGCCGCATGGAGCAGGAGAATTTCGACAGCTACGAGGTTCTGCGCATGGCCGAGATGCCGGAGGTGGAGACGATCATACTGCCGTCCGGCGGCTTCTGGGGCGGCGTCGGCGAGCCGACCATAGCGGTCGCCGCGCCGGCCGTCCTCAATGCGATCTTCGCCGCCACCGGAAAGCGCATCCGCACGCTGCCGTTGAAAAACCATGACCTCGCATGA
- a CDS encoding c-type cytochrome — MLALAALVAVCVVLVFGGKSGGILKPDDARVIARGEAVYVAHCASCHGRNLEGQPEWKAQDKDGFLPAPPHDESGHTWHHPDTLLFRITKLGVAEAANLKDYKTRMPAFGGILTDAEIIAALSYIKSRWPDDLRRRHDELNRVFAWRESSAR; from the coding sequence ATGCTTGCTCTCGCCGCCTTGGTGGCGGTCTGCGTGGTTCTTGTTTTCGGCGGCAAGTCGGGCGGGATCCTCAAGCCCGACGATGCCCGTGTCATCGCGCGCGGCGAGGCCGTTTACGTGGCGCATTGCGCCTCTTGTCATGGCAGGAACCTCGAAGGTCAACCCGAGTGGAAAGCGCAGGACAAGGATGGATTCCTTCCGGCGCCGCCGCACGACGAAAGCGGTCACACCTGGCACCACCCGGACACGCTGCTGTTCAGGATAACGAAACTCGGTGTCGCCGAAGCCGCCAACCTCAAGGATTACAAAACGCGGATGCCAGCTTTCGGAGGAATCCTGACCGACGCCGAAATCATCGCGGCCTTGTCCTATATCAAGTCGCGCTGGCCGGACGACTTACGCCGTCGCCACGACGAACTGAACCGCGTCTTCGCGTGGCGGGAATCGTCCGCACGATGA
- a CDS encoding WD40/YVTN/BNR-like repeat-containing protein gives MRQLLGILVASLIAATSTGSAAGAEAVSVSQLKEHTHIHGLAVDRENSGKLLIATHHGLFRAGSDGKAELISPVQDFMGFTPDPSDPRSLYASGHPAGGGNLGFIASADNGVTWNQVSPGADGPVDFHQMTVSSADPQVLYGAYGALQVSRDAGKTWSVVGPLPEKLIDLAASAKDAETIYAATEGGLSVSRNGGLTWEAVVDGAPVSLIEVTADGSVYAFVVGRGLVRSAEAALNFAPLSSGLSDRILLHLAVDPADKDRIFVASHQSDILASTDGGANWTELGR, from the coding sequence ATGAGACAACTACTGGGAATTCTGGTCGCGAGTCTGATTGCGGCGACGTCGACCGGATCGGCTGCAGGAGCCGAGGCCGTCTCGGTTTCGCAACTGAAGGAACATACCCACATCCACGGGCTGGCCGTAGATAGGGAGAATTCCGGCAAGCTCCTGATAGCGACCCACCATGGACTCTTTCGCGCCGGGTCGGACGGAAAGGCAGAGCTCATTTCGCCGGTGCAGGATTTTATGGGGTTCACGCCGGACCCATCCGACCCGAGGTCGCTCTACGCCAGCGGGCACCCGGCGGGTGGGGGCAATCTCGGATTCATCGCCTCAGCCGACAACGGCGTTACCTGGAATCAGGTTTCGCCGGGAGCAGACGGCCCGGTCGACTTTCACCAGATGACGGTCAGCTCGGCCGATCCTCAGGTTCTCTACGGCGCCTACGGCGCGCTACAGGTGAGCCGCGATGCTGGGAAGACATGGTCGGTGGTTGGACCTCTGCCGGAAAAGCTGATCGACCTTGCCGCATCGGCGAAGGACGCCGAGACGATTTACGCCGCGACGGAGGGAGGTCTATCGGTCAGTAGGAACGGAGGCCTGACCTGGGAAGCGGTCGTCGATGGCGCGCCCGTCAGTCTCATCGAGGTGACGGCCGACGGTTCCGTCTATGCGTTCGTGGTGGGACGAGGACTTGTCCGGTCCGCGGAGGCTGCTCTGAACTTCGCGCCCCTTTCCAGTGGCTTGAGTGACCGAATCCTGCTGCACCTCGCGGTCGATCCGGCCGACAAGGATCGGATATTTGTCGCGTCTCACCAAAGCGACATCCTGGCCAGCACCGACGGCGGCGCCAACTGGACCGAACTCGGTCGTTGA
- a CDS encoding Spy/CpxP family protein refolding chaperone — protein sequence MNRIPIAVLSLMLTFLAVPHGLAQQHGNHHKAAEGKDPATSSYSGMEKRRVKALSGEQMADLLAGRGMGLALAAELNSYPGPSHVLELWDALGLTDEQALRTKALLDQMKAETIPLGRLVIEKETELDRLFSERKMTSAHLAEMTKAIAEVRGALRAAHLRYHLEMAELLTPEQIRRYSQLRGYSGQVD from the coding sequence ATGAACCGCATCCCCATTGCCGTGCTGTCCCTCATGCTGACTTTTCTTGCCGTCCCTCACGGGCTGGCACAGCAGCATGGCAACCATCACAAGGCCGCTGAAGGAAAGGATCCAGCCACTTCGTCTTATTCCGGGATGGAGAAACGCCGCGTGAAAGCGCTCTCGGGCGAGCAGATGGCTGATCTTTTGGCCGGGCGAGGGATGGGTCTGGCGCTGGCGGCCGAACTCAATTCCTATCCGGGTCCATCACATGTCCTCGAACTCTGGGATGCTCTTGGCCTAACCGATGAACAGGCGTTGCGGACCAAGGCCCTGCTGGATCAGATGAAGGCAGAAACGATCCCGCTCGGAAGACTAGTCATCGAGAAAGAGACCGAACTGGACCGCTTGTTCTCCGAACGAAAGATGACGTCGGCGCACCTCGCTGAAATGACAAAAGCCATAGCCGAGGTGCGAGGCGCGCTACGGGCAGCGCACCTGCGCTATCATCTCGAGATGGCCGAATTGCTTACCCCTGAGCAGATCCGCCGGTACTCTCAGCTTCGCGGATACTCTGGGCAGGTCGATTGA
- a CDS encoding c-type cytochrome — translation MTMRHSKNRRGRLALAPVLLAALAASASAWADAAPGATACTGCHGPAALGSAIPSLDGHAADDIVAQMQAFRSGERKATVMDRIARGFTEEETRAIAEWLAKPEAARHAQP, via the coding sequence ATGACAATGAGGCACTCGAAGAACAGGCGCGGCAGACTGGCGCTCGCGCCTGTCCTGCTTGCGGCGCTCGCGGCCAGCGCGTCGGCGTGGGCCGACGCGGCGCCTGGTGCGACGGCGTGCACCGGCTGTCACGGGCCGGCGGCGCTCGGCTCAGCCATACCCTCGCTCGACGGCCACGCGGCGGACGACATCGTCGCCCAGATGCAAGCCTTCCGGTCCGGTGAGCGCAAGGCGACGGTCATGGACCGCATCGCCAGGGGATTTACCGAAGAGGAGACGCGCGCCATCGCCGAATGGCTCGCCAAGCCGGAGGCGGCACGCCATGCCCAGCCGTAG
- a CDS encoding Crp/Fnr family transcriptional regulator — protein MSDLLFERFLELAEREQSLPAGSVLFRMDDPVLSLFLVTAGELRLVRALPDGFQLTLQRAGSASILAEASLFADRYHCDALAAEASMVRAVPITRAMAVLESDRALASALLRHLAGEVHRTRTRAEILSLKSVAARVSVWMACNGGVLPPKGRWHHVASEIAVTPEAFYRELARRR, from the coding sequence ATGTCGGACCTCCTCTTCGAGCGATTCCTTGAACTCGCGGAACGCGAGCAATCTCTCCCTGCCGGCAGCGTCCTGTTTCGTATGGACGACCCGGTCTTGTCGCTCTTCCTGGTCACCGCGGGAGAACTGCGCCTTGTCCGGGCACTTCCTGACGGGTTCCAGCTGACGTTGCAGCGTGCCGGCTCGGCTTCGATCCTGGCCGAGGCTTCGCTGTTTGCGGATCGATACCATTGCGATGCGTTGGCGGCCGAGGCATCGATGGTGCGCGCCGTGCCGATCACCAGGGCCATGGCGGTGCTCGAAAGCGATCGCGCACTGGCCTCCGCACTGCTGCGACACTTGGCAGGTGAGGTCCACCGGACGCGGACGCGGGCCGAGATATTATCCCTGAAGTCAGTCGCTGCGAGAGTTAGTGTCTGGATGGCATGCAACGGCGGCGTCTTGCCGCCCAAGGGACGCTGGCATCACGTTGCGTCGGAGATCGCCGTTACGCCGGAGGCGTTTTATCGGGAGCTTGCCCGTCGGCGATGA
- a CDS encoding response regulator, producing the protein MEAAQHIAVVDDHRDIRDLVGKYLTQQGYRVSVADSTAALKRLLDRSLPDLIVLDVMMPGEDGIAACRHVRGTVDVPIIFLTAMAEEVDRIVGLEIGADDYLTKPFNPRELLARIKAVLRRVHSLPPQRGRLKSNALRFDRWTLNVGRRELVGHDGVAVALSTAEFRLLTAFIEHVGIVLSRDQLLDLTVGRSADGFDRAVDNQVSRLRKKIEADPKTPMLIKTHWGGGYCFTAEVAQA; encoded by the coding sequence ATGGAAGCGGCGCAGCACATCGCGGTCGTCGACGACCACAGGGACATCCGCGACCTCGTCGGGAAATACCTCACCCAGCAAGGTTATCGCGTCAGCGTCGCCGACAGCACGGCCGCGCTCAAGCGGCTGCTCGACCGCAGCCTGCCCGATCTTATCGTCCTCGACGTCATGATGCCTGGCGAAGACGGAATTGCCGCCTGCCGGCACGTGCGCGGAACGGTCGATGTTCCGATCATCTTCCTTACCGCCATGGCCGAGGAGGTCGACCGGATCGTCGGCCTCGAGATCGGGGCCGACGACTACCTGACCAAGCCGTTCAATCCACGGGAACTGCTGGCGCGGATCAAGGCTGTGCTCAGGCGCGTCCACAGCCTGCCGCCGCAGCGCGGTCGTCTCAAGTCGAACGCGCTTCGGTTCGACCGCTGGACGCTGAATGTCGGCCGCCGCGAGCTGGTCGGTCACGACGGCGTGGCGGTCGCGCTCAGCACAGCCGAATTCCGGCTTCTCACCGCTTTTATCGAGCATGTCGGGATCGTGCTCAGCCGGGATCAGTTGCTCGACCTCACCGTCGGGCGCTCGGCCGACGGTTTCGACCGGGCCGTCGACAACCAGGTGAGCCGGCTGCGCAAGAAGATCGAGGCTGACCCAAAGACACCGATGCTGATCAAGACGCACTGGGGCGGCGGCTACTGCTTCACCGCCGAGGTGGCCCAGGCATGA
- a CDS encoding c-type cytochrome, whose protein sequence is MNHSQATTRHHVVSAGVATAFPVTSITRARASLAALLSAGCLLLPTAASAQQADGERLFRQRCGACHSLEPGQNRAGPHLSGVIGRKAGSVEGARYSAALRESDIVWDGGTLDTFLAAPRQMVPGTSMTVGVPNAAQRTAIILYLEGAVAQ, encoded by the coding sequence ATGAACCATTCACAAGCCACGACACGTCACCATGTTGTTTCCGCTGGAGTTGCGACCGCATTCCCGGTGACGTCCATCACGCGAGCGCGTGCGTCCCTGGCTGCGCTCTTGTCCGCCGGCTGTCTGCTGTTGCCGACCGCCGCTTCCGCGCAGCAGGCCGACGGCGAGCGGCTGTTCCGGCAGCGCTGCGGGGCCTGCCACAGCCTTGAGCCCGGCCAGAACAGAGCCGGTCCGCATCTGTCGGGCGTCATCGGCCGAAAGGCCGGCAGCGTCGAGGGTGCCCGCTATTCGGCCGCGCTGCGAGAGTCTGATATCGTCTGGGACGGCGGTACGCTTGATACCTTCCTCGCGGCGCCACGCCAGATGGTTCCGGGCACGTCGATGACAGTGGGCGTTCCCAACGCCGCCCAGCGCACCGCGATCATCCTCTATCTGGAAGGTGCGGTCGCGCAATAG
- a CDS encoding ATP-binding protein has protein sequence MMLLWRRRLAARFLMLVLLALALSQAITFLISWDERGQALHAAAKGEFVSRTSSLALLLDTTPPSLRPDILNVSGTAYTRFWTSDDGPSNPLAWQQEALTELAKPLPGIAGKYAAYMNGQASTAVDAADPSVPPRMVDLSGNGRPFSRPAKFLYMDAAPNGMGLSVRLDDSTWLNAAYAKAMPNAFWTTQSAISLALTALILSAIAIFGAQAIARPLRQLANAAELFGRGETVPRLPESGPDDIRQTAEAFNRMQERLQRFVEDRTRMLAAISHDLRTPLTSLRLRAEFVQDHDLQEKMLKTIEEIQTMTEAALAFAREDAAVEETRTVDLSALVGSLCDDLADLGQNVTVSDGPKVLYRCRPDSLRRAIRNLVENAVRYGEQARVSLVRSADSLDIVVEDAGPGIPPGDMEQVFAPFFRLEQSRNRETGGVGLGLSIARAIARHHGGDIVLDNRSNGLRAVIRLPLIDMAKQLAPAPVPETHPPTGLRSLPV, from the coding sequence ATGATGCTGTTGTGGAGACGCAGGCTGGCGGCCCGCTTCCTCATGCTGGTGCTGCTTGCGCTCGCCCTGTCGCAGGCGATCACCTTCCTGATATCGTGGGACGAGCGCGGCCAGGCCCTGCACGCAGCCGCCAAGGGCGAGTTCGTCAGCCGCACGTCCTCTCTTGCGCTTCTGCTGGACACGACGCCGCCCTCGCTTCGGCCTGACATCCTCAACGTCAGCGGCACTGCCTATACGCGCTTCTGGACCTCGGACGACGGACCGAGCAACCCCCTCGCCTGGCAGCAGGAAGCCTTGACTGAGCTAGCCAAGCCGCTGCCAGGAATTGCCGGCAAGTATGCCGCCTACATGAACGGGCAGGCCTCGACCGCGGTCGATGCCGCCGACCCTTCCGTGCCGCCGCGCATGGTGGATTTGTCCGGCAATGGCAGGCCCTTCTCGCGGCCGGCCAAGTTTCTCTATATGGACGCCGCTCCAAACGGCATGGGCCTTTCCGTCCGCCTCGATGACAGCACCTGGCTGAATGCCGCCTACGCCAAGGCGATGCCGAACGCCTTCTGGACGACGCAATCGGCGATATCGCTGGCGCTGACCGCACTCATCCTGTCCGCCATAGCGATTTTCGGGGCGCAGGCAATCGCGCGTCCGCTGCGACAGCTCGCCAATGCCGCTGAACTGTTCGGCCGCGGCGAGACCGTGCCGCGGCTGCCGGAATCAGGGCCGGACGACATTCGCCAGACCGCCGAAGCGTTCAACCGCATGCAGGAGCGCCTGCAGCGCTTCGTCGAGGACCGCACGCGCATGCTGGCGGCGATCAGCCATGACCTGCGCACGCCGCTGACCTCGCTGCGGCTGCGCGCGGAGTTCGTCCAGGATCACGATCTCCAGGAAAAGATGCTGAAGACCATCGAGGAAATCCAGACGATGACGGAAGCAGCGCTCGCCTTCGCGCGCGAGGACGCCGCGGTAGAGGAGACGCGAACCGTCGATCTTTCGGCGCTGGTCGGCAGCCTCTGCGACGATCTCGCAGATCTGGGCCAAAACGTCACCGTCAGCGACGGGCCAAAGGTGCTGTATCGCTGCCGGCCGGACTCCCTGCGTCGGGCGATCCGCAACCTCGTCGAAAATGCCGTCCGCTACGGCGAGCAGGCCAGGGTGAGCCTGGTCAGGAGTGCCGACAGCCTGGACATCGTAGTCGAGGACGCCGGACCCGGCATTCCGCCAGGCGATATGGAACAGGTGTTCGCCCCCTTCTTCCGCCTGGAGCAGTCGCGCAACCGGGAGACCGGTGGCGTCGGGCTCGGCCTGTCAATTGCCCGCGCCATCGCCCGCCACCACGGCGGCGACATCGTGCTGGATAACCGGAGCAACGGCCTTCGCGCGGTCATCAGGTTGCCGCTGATCGACATGGCCAAGCAGCTTGCCCCGGCGCCTGTGCCTGAGACGCACCCTCCGACCGGACTGCGATCCTTGCCGGTTTGA
- a CDS encoding (2Fe-2S)-binding protein, producing MARLIINGTPRDIEVDPDTPLLWVIREQIGLTGTKYGCGVAACGACTIHIDGVATRSCVLPVSAVEPDQQITTIEGLSPDSSHPVQQAWLALDVPQCGYCQAGMIMAAAGLLMQNPNPADEDINAEITNICRCGTYNRVRAAIKLAAKGGEATQRG from the coding sequence ATGGCCAGATTGATCATCAACGGCACGCCCCGTGACATCGAGGTCGATCCGGATACGCCGCTGCTGTGGGTGATCCGCGAGCAGATCGGGCTTACCGGGACGAAGTACGGTTGCGGCGTTGCCGCCTGTGGCGCCTGCACCATCCATATAGACGGCGTCGCCACGCGCTCCTGCGTGCTTCCGGTGAGCGCGGTCGAGCCGGACCAGCAAATCACCACCATCGAAGGGCTTTCGCCGGACAGTTCACATCCGGTCCAGCAGGCTTGGCTGGCGCTCGATGTGCCGCAATGCGGCTACTGCCAGGCCGGCATGATCATGGCTGCGGCGGGTCTGCTCATGCAGAACCCGAACCCCGCGGACGAGGACATCAACGCCGAGATCACCAATATCTGCCGCTGCGGCACCTACAACCGGGTGCGCGCCGCGATCAAGCTGGCCGCCAAAGGCGGCGAAGCCACGCAACGCGGTTGA